GAGCTACCGGTTCGGTATAGCGAGTTCGGCGCGTGTCATCGTGACGAACCTTCGGGGTCGCTTGAAGGGCTCAAGCGTACGCGTGCGTTCGTGCAGGACGACGCGCATGTGTTCTGCACGGAGGCGCACATCGAAGCCGAAGTGGGTCGCTTCTGTTCGCTGCTGCGCGCTGTCTATGCGGACCTCGGTTTCCCTGACTTCAAGGTAGCGCTCGCCACGCGGCCCGCGATGCGCGCGGGCAACGATCAAACGTGGGATCGCGCGGAAGAGGCGCTGGCCAATGCAGCGCGTGCAGCAGGCCTTGAATTCGACGTACTCGAAGGAGAGGGCGCGTTTTACGGCCCGAAACTGGAGTTTCATTTGAGTGACAGCCGTGAACGCAACTGGCAATGCGGCACGATCCAGCTCGATTTCGTACTGCCCGAGCGGCTCGACGCGGAGTTCGTCAACGAGCGCAACGAACGCGAGCGGCCGGTGATGATTCATCATGCGGTGCTTGGCAGCATGGAGCGCTTTATCGCGATGTTGCTCGAACATCACGAAGGATGGCTGCCGGTGTGGCTCGCGCCCGAACAGGTTGTGGTCGCGACGATCAGCGATGCGAATGCGGCTTATGCACAGGAAGTGATGCAGGCGCTCGACGACGCCGGCGTAAGAGCGCTGCTCGACGGCCGACCGGAGCGATTGGAGAAGAAGATCGTCGACGCAAGGGAAAAGCAGGTGCCGATTTTTGTCGCGGTCGGGTCGCGCGATGAACGCGATCGGACGATCAGTATTCGTAGGCGCGACGGACGGCAGTCGACGTTTGTGCTCGCGGAGGGTGTTGAGCATTTGCGGCTGGCTGCGTTGCCGCCTGCCGCGTTTGTTGAAAAATGTCGAATGATCACCACACGATTCGCGTCTTTGGAAGCGCCGCTTTGAGATCGTCGACGTTCCTGGCCTGGGTACCATACAGAACAAGCTCTCGCAGGCCTGTGAGCCCTTTCAGCGCGTCGACGTCTTCGACAGGGGTGTTCGCGAGGTAGAGTTCCTGCAAACCGGTCAAACCTCGCAGTGGATCGACGTTTCGAACCCTGGTGCGAAAGAGATTGAGCATTCGCAGGCTTTTCAGGTCTGTCAGCGCCTCGATGTTCTGGACCCGGGTGTCGGCGAGATTGAGCCTTTGAAGACGGGTGAGTCCCTTCAATGCATCGATGTTCGTCACTTGCGTGCGAGCGAGCACCAGCGTGTCCAGCTGCGGCATGCCCTGCGCCGCGTCGATATCGTCGACCTTTGAGCCGTCCAGCACGAGCGTCCTGAGCGAGGACATTCCCTTTAGTGCGTCGATGTCTCGCAGCGGCGTGTTCGCCAGATAGAGCGCTTGCAGACCGCTGAGCTTTTTCAACTCACTGATGCTGTCGAGCTGGGTTTCGTTGAGGTCGAGCGTCTGCAAGGAGGCGAGCTGGCTGAGCGCGTCGATGTTCCGGACGTTCCTCGCGCCCCCGAGTTTGAGCGTTTCCAGATGAGGCAAATCTTCGAGCGGATCGAGATCGCGAACCTGTGTATCCCGCAGGTCGAGTTCTCGCAGATCGCGCAGGTTCTTGAGCGCGTCGAGATTCGAGACGTGGGTATCCCAGAGGTTCAGCGATTGCAGACCGGTCAGCCCTTTTAGCGCGGCGATGTTTTCGACTTCGGTGCGATGGAGCACGAGCCTTTTCAGCGAGTGCATGTCCTTCAGGAAGTCGATGTTCCAGACGGGCGTGTTCGTCAGGTCAAGCGATTCCAGATCGTCCAGTTCCTTCAGCGAATCGAGGTTATCGATCTGGGTGCCGCCCAGATTCAGTTCGATCTTGCGGTCGGCATTCTTTAGATGGGGCAAAGCGGCCGCGACCTGAGATGCCGTCATTGTCGGTTTCGCCCGCAACGCCAGGCATTCCGAGTCGGGCGTGGCTGTCGACGCGCCGCTGTCGTTGCAGGTGCCTTTGATGAATCCCAGTTCGCTCAGCGCCCGTTCATCCGGGCTCTTGTGGAACGGGTTGAAGATCAGCAGCAAGATGCCGAGCAACAGCACGATTGCGCCGCCGATGGCCCACGGCTTGATGATTTGCCGCAAGGACGGGTACGGACCTTCAGCGCTTGAGTTCGTGGTTGGCGGCGGGGTTTCGGGCACGACGGACTCCGTTAGGACAGGCTTCCTCCTTTATACACGAAGAGCGGGGCGCGTTCTGCCTAGGCAACGTCGCTCTCACCGAAGCGCGTCGCCGCGATGGCATCCTTGCTTGTTTATCTTTTGGTTAGCCCACGTGTAGGAGGGTGTGTGTCGTGCGAACCTTGGGGCGGCCGGTCGCGCAGCAACAGGGGCATCAACCGCCGGTGGGCTGTCTGCGCCGCCCACTCGCAATATGCGGCGCTGCCGAGCACCCAGCCCTTGAGCGTCGACTGCATCAGGTC
This genomic stretch from Paraburkholderia caffeinilytica harbors:
- the thrS gene encoding threonine--tRNA ligase, which encodes MNDIDHRVLGNKLDLFHQQEEGAGMVFWHPRGWELYRVLEDYIRARMRRAGFREIRTPQLLARSLWEKSGHWEKFGAAMYSLADAEEGRALCLKPMSCPCHVQVFNQRVRSYRELPVRYSEFGACHRDEPSGSLEGLKRTRAFVQDDAHVFCTEAHIEAEVGRFCSLLRAVYADLGFPDFKVALATRPAMRAGNDQTWDRAEEALANAARAAGLEFDVLEGEGAFYGPKLEFHLSDSRERNWQCGTIQLDFVLPERLDAEFVNERNERERPVMIHHAVLGSMERFIAMLLEHHEGWLPVWLAPEQVVVATISDANAAYAQEVMQALDDAGVRALLDGRPERLEKKIVDAREKQVPIFVAVGSRDERDRTISIRRRDGRQSTFVLAEGVEHLRLAALPPAAFVEKCRMITTRFASLEAPL
- a CDS encoding leucine-rich repeat domain-containing protein, which gives rise to MPETPPPTTNSSAEGPYPSLRQIIKPWAIGGAIVLLLGILLLIFNPFHKSPDERALSELGFIKGTCNDSGASTATPDSECLALRAKPTMTASQVAAALPHLKNADRKIELNLGGTQIDNLDSLKELDDLESLDLTNTPVWNIDFLKDMHSLKRLVLHRTEVENIAALKGLTGLQSLNLWDTHVSNLDALKNLRDLRELDLRDTQVRDLDPLEDLPHLETLKLGGARNVRNIDALSQLASLQTLDLNETQLDSISELKKLSGLQALYLANTPLRDIDALKGMSSLRTLVLDGSKVDDIDAAQGMPQLDTLVLARTQVTNIDALKGLTRLQRLNLADTRVQNIEALTDLKSLRMLNLFRTRVRNVDPLRGLTGLQELYLANTPVEDVDALKGLTGLRELVLYGTQARNVDDLKAALPKTRIVW